In Euphorbia lathyris chromosome 10, ddEupLath1.1, whole genome shotgun sequence, the DNA window acacttaaaattaaacacttattttttcagcacttaattttaagTTCTATCAAACACCATCTAAGAGACGCTCTATAAGTTATTAAGCTTTAttgatatataaaaattaaaaaattcctTCTACTGAAAAAAGATCAACATGTCCAAAACGTTTCTTGTCTTTTGTCTTAAGATTTTAGCAAGATTGTATTAGATGAtgttttagtatttatttttctaatgtGTTATTACTTGCATTTTCAGAGTCCATGGTTAGAGGAAGTACAGGGCAAACTTTATGCCACGGGTAACCAGTCGCACAAAAGCAACTCTCACCATCAACAGTTCCACAACAGGCGGTGACATCGGTGATCCATCGGATTGTGATAATCAATATCAAGTGGATAGCGAGTTAGCGGTAGCACTTTCAACAAGATGGTTCAATAACGAGATTGGGTGTTtaaagtatataaatatttatggaaATGGAAGGAGTGCTAAAACAAAAGTAGTGGATGCTCAACAATGGGAACTCTCGCAATCAACGGTTTTGCAGCTTTCGCGGCAGGCAGTGACAGCGTTGGTCCATCAGAATGCGAGAATCAATATCATGTGATAGTGAGCCATGGTAGCACTTTCAACACGATGGTTCAATAACGAAAGTAGATGCTtaaagtatataaatatttatggaaATGGAACAAGTTATGATGGCTACGTCTAAAGGGTTAACATGGCTATACACATCTAAAGGGTTAACATGGCTGTATACATCTAAAGGGTTAATATGGCTATACACATCAGTTATGGAACTCTGGAATTAGTTAGTTGAGCTGTTTAGTCCAATCGAAAGGTTCCCAATCTCGTGCAAAATTTAGTACAGcctgtttttgtgcctctactGACTCTTGTGTTCGGCGACGGTACATGTCTTCCTCAGGCAAGACTAGCATGCCTCTTATCACATTAAGACCAAAGCTACTTTTAAATTGCTGCTCATCATCGATCACATGTACAAACCCCTTGTTCAAACCAAATTCAACATGGAAATAAGGGAAGTCCTTAGGAATTGAACCTCGCAACCCCTTTTCACTTGTATCGATAAGCTTCTTTGCGTTGTGCTGGCTCCACTCATCTTCGGCTTCATCAATTGCCTGAAAATATATGACTATTCATGATTCTAGAATCATATATAACTACACCAAACGAATTCTCCACAAGACTAACAATGTGGAATTAATGCATCAGAAAGTAAAATACGTAAAAGAAATCATACCTTTTTGAAATAGAGAGGGGCTGCTCCAGCAATTTTCTTCGGCAAGGGAATACATTCTATTAAACAATGGCGGCGTTGTTTTGCCAAATCCATTACTGTTTCAAGAAACACCAATTCCTTCTCTTGCTTTGCGAACATCATTATAAGGCATTTCTTGAAGTTCCGAATTTCTTCCCATGCATTATTGTCAATGGCCCTAGTGGACGACTCATGCTGTAAAACCCCAAACAGTATAATGTTAGAATACAAATAAAATTGATGAACAATCTAAAATCATAGAAAGCTCAACCATACATTACTTCCTAGATATCAAAATGTTCTAATTTAAGAAGTGATATGGATTTCCTATTCTCCATTAAAGTTAGAATGTGTCACATATTAAGGTTGAGCTTACCTCCATAGTTAAGATGCAACAATGACCAGGCACAACGGGCTGCGACTGAGGTAACTTCAAAAACGTGAAGTTTGCTATTGACACAACAAGATGTTTTAGCCGGTTTGGGTTCTCAAAGCAGAACAGGCAGCGTTCTTGCTGAGTCAAGATGCGGTTTCCAAGAATATTAGTGTCCGAGGACTTGTGATCATTGCCTGCCCCCTTCTTAGATTTTGTTCTTGGCCCATCCTCAAAATCATATTCATCATCTGCTCCACCATACTGTTTATTTTGCATGATTTTTTGAGCCAGGTTCCTGTCGGCATCATCTTCCTTTCTTCGGGTAGATATATGTTGAGCAACATTCCtaaaaagaagaaaggaaataaAATTATGGCACCACAGTTCAAGAATAGCAAAATATTCAGAGGAAAGAAATTGGAAACGGTGTACAATGCATGAAGGCAGTAGTGAACTATgtcaaaaggaaaaaaaaaagtgaatatTCTAGGAGTTGGACTACGAAACCAAACAGTTAatacaaaaggaaaaaaatgcATCTGAGATTACCTGGTTCTCCCAACTTGTTGAGGTCTGCTTGAGTTTTCTCCAACAGCCTGCTTTCCCTTTATGCTCTCAGCTTCTCGctattaaagaaaaagaaaagcaaatggAAATTTCTCCAATCAGTCAACTTGAGTCAAAGGATCACGCATGAGTTGAAATAGTAGTAATGCAATTATGTTATCCATCTAGGGATGTAAACGAGGTGGGACAGGGCAGAGAATGCATTCCCCATCCCCGACTAATCGGGAATTCCCTATCGCCATCCCCGCGAGCTAAATGGGGACAAGCTtatccccatccccgtcccgTGGGGAATCCCCATCCCCATAGGGATCCCCATTCCCCATCTACAGTTGTTAAAAAAACATTATCCCCATTCCCCACGGGGAATCACGgtttatgttaaaaaaaacttaGTAAAGATAGAAACGCTTAAGAAACAGTAGCTAATAATACCAAGTATTAACAATCATTCTCAAATTTTTCAAATcacaaaaaactaaaaattgaaaacaacccgtcacctaattaaaatgtacttaaatcaTCTAAAGAAATCAATTATCACAGGGAATAATCAGGGATTAACAGGGCGGGAACAGGAATCCCCGCGGGGTGGGGATACCTTTCCCCATCCCTGCCCCATCCCAGTCACGGGGGACAAAATtatccccatccccatcccaTGGGGATCCTTATCGGGGATTCCCGATCCCTGTCGGAGCGGGTCACCGATtgggacggggaatccccgccccatttacatccctataTCCATCTCGCTCTTAAAATATTTTCAGTAAAATAGCTCACTGAGTCCTAAGGCTTAAGGCTTAAGTCACTAGCTATATTATTCATTGGTCTATACACATATTTGCAGTGTTAATGTACTTGACCAAAAGTCTAGATGATGATTGAgtaaaagaaacagaaaaaagtAGTATTGAATCTATGATATGATTGATTTTAACAAGACACAACAGCTTTCTTCCTACCTCAATAATACATCATAATGCACAAAATTCACCAAGAAAGTAGAAACAATTGTGATTAGTTTTACCATAAGTTTGTCAGCTTCTTCATGACTCCCTTGCATACGAAGCTGCAAGGCCTTAGCTGCCAACTGGTTTGCAGTTGATGTTTCATTAAGTGTTGACATGCTTTCAGTAGGTTTGTTCAATTCAGAAGAAGTGACTTTTGACCCCACATTTTCATCTTTGTAAGTTGAACCAGCAGCACCCTTATTATGGTGTGAAACAATTTTTCTCATAAAGCTCCCATCATCCTTAACTTTTAGCCTTTTTTCTTTTCCCCATGATAAAGAATGGTGTACTTTTGGAGCTCTCATCTGAGGATGTCGGACAGAAACATTCATGTAGCCTCGATCAGCATTCTGATGACaaaaatcatattatattaagaTCTACAATCTCTTCTACAACCTAAAATTTTCTATGTTAAAAGCAAGTTCAGAACAGTCTGTTCTAGAAACAAGAAAAGAACCTGTTCCAGATTTCTTCCTTCTGGAGCTGCTTGCTCTTGAGCGCGTTTTAGTGCTTTCATTCTCCAGCTGGCACCT includes these proteins:
- the LOC136208250 gene encoding uncharacterized protein; protein product: MEVVIQMQKEQRVAKDKLPSSSVLGDGGASWRMKALKRAQEQAAPEGRNLEQNADRGYMNVSVRHPQMRAPKVHHSLSWGKEKRLKVKDDGSFMRKIVSHHNKGAAGSTYKDENVGSKVTSSELNKPTESMSTLNETSTANQLAAKALQLRMQGSHEEADKLMREAESIKGKQAVGENSSRPQQVGRTRNVAQHISTRRKEDDADRNLAQKIMQNKQYGGADDEYDFEDGPRTKSKKGAGNDHKSSDTNILGNRILTQQERCLFCFENPNRLKHLVVSIANFTFLKLPQSQPVVPGHCCILTMEHESSTRAIDNNAWEEIRNFKKCLIMMFAKQEKELVFLETVMDLAKQRRHCLIECIPLPKKIAGAAPLYFKKAIDEAEDEWSQHNAKKLIDTSEKGLRGSIPKDFPYFHVEFGLNKGFVHVIDDEQQFKSSFGLNVIRGMLVLPEEDMYRRRTQESVEAQKQAVLNFARDWEPFDWTKQLN